A single Streptomyces sp. Edi2 DNA region contains:
- a CDS encoding nitroreductase family protein: protein MESPTLNSQAVDSEALSMASIDAVSHCIRTLNSVRRFRRADVSPELIDYVLRHAIQAGSGKNRQPWRFIVVRDPCIKEQLTRWYQRGWYHHEARLNSPEVRNERIPDEERQISSGATLAANFDEVPVIIIACFLPASRNPADFFGGASIYPAVQNLLLAARSVGLGATLTTLQAFDIPTVESLPSASLTLYEELKQILGIPDGVVPGALIPLGWPAVSFAVGRRRPVREVTYRERWGEPWTV from the coding sequence ATGGAATCCCCCACACTGAATAGTCAAGCCGTCGATAGTGAAGCGCTTTCAATGGCGTCGATCGATGCGGTTTCGCATTGCATCCGTACCTTAAATTCGGTGCGTAGGTTTCGACGAGCTGATGTGTCTCCAGAACTTATTGACTACGTGCTTCGTCATGCCATACAGGCAGGTTCGGGAAAGAATCGCCAGCCGTGGCGGTTCATCGTTGTCCGTGACCCTTGCATAAAGGAACAGCTCACTCGGTGGTACCAGCGAGGCTGGTACCACCACGAAGCCCGGCTCAACTCTCCTGAAGTGCGAAATGAACGGATTCCCGACGAGGAGCGTCAGATTTCTTCGGGGGCCACGCTCGCCGCGAACTTTGATGAAGTCCCAGTTATCATTATCGCCTGCTTTCTCCCGGCAAGCCGTAACCCAGCAGACTTCTTCGGCGGAGCTTCGATCTACCCCGCAGTGCAGAACCTGCTGCTGGCCGCTCGATCCGTTGGACTCGGAGCCACGCTCACGACGTTGCAAGCCTTTGACATCCCCACTGTCGAATCCCTCCCCAGTGCCTCACTCACGCTGTACGAAGAACTCAAGCAGATCTTGGGAATACCCGACGGTGTCGTTCCCGGCGCACTAATCCCTCTTGGCTGGCCTGCTGTTTCCTTCGCTGTCGGTCGCCGTCGTCCTGTCCGGGAAGTGACATATCGTGAGCGTTGGGGGGAGCCCTGGACTGTGTAA
- a CDS encoding MFS transporter: MTKNVDDAPGGGDGSDGGETNVAPSGESPPASLWRNAEFLRFWGGETLSLYGIQITALALPLTAVLVFQASPGELGMLRFVQMVPYLGLALLFGVWVDRSKKRPMMLGANISRMVLIGLVPVFSMTGLLNLPVLYVLALGIGIASVLFDVSWMSYVPSIVRDRRSLLDANAKLSTTSSSAEVVGPGIAGLLVSSLSAPTAMAVNAVSYAVSVVSLFSIRAPEPVSASVEKRRLRTDLAEGLRWVFGNRYLRAIALVGSSCNFFMIMVSSLFLLYAVQNAGLSPSGVGFILGAGSVGGLIGAVVSGPIVRRFAVGRIYAVSVAVIFLGPLLIPAARGPKPVLWGLFIASFFIAYMGVSVANVVIVSLRQAITPDPLMGRMSAATRMLMFGGGALGGPVGGLVADQVGLHSALWVAAGASAVMLVPIALSPVTRLKSLPAKAAAASQVEASLAVPN; encoded by the coding sequence ATGACGAAGAACGTGGACGATGCCCCTGGGGGAGGCGACGGGAGTGACGGTGGGGAGACCAACGTCGCCCCGTCCGGGGAATCCCCGCCGGCCAGTCTTTGGCGGAATGCTGAATTTCTCAGGTTCTGGGGCGGCGAGACGCTGTCCTTGTACGGGATCCAGATCACGGCACTCGCGCTCCCCTTGACCGCTGTTCTGGTTTTCCAGGCAAGTCCTGGCGAGCTGGGTATGCTGCGCTTCGTGCAGATGGTCCCCTACCTGGGTCTGGCACTGCTCTTCGGCGTTTGGGTCGATAGATCCAAGAAGCGTCCGATGATGCTGGGTGCGAATATATCCCGCATGGTCTTGATCGGTCTGGTGCCGGTATTCTCCATGACCGGTCTGTTGAACTTGCCCGTGCTGTACGTTCTGGCACTGGGCATCGGCATCGCATCGGTGCTTTTCGACGTCAGCTGGATGTCGTATGTTCCATCGATCGTCCGAGATCGCCGGTCGCTCCTCGATGCCAATGCGAAACTGAGCACGACATCGTCAAGTGCCGAGGTGGTCGGCCCGGGAATCGCAGGCCTGCTGGTGAGCTCGCTTTCTGCGCCGACGGCAATGGCTGTAAACGCCGTATCCTATGCGGTGTCAGTGGTTTCCCTCTTCTCCATCCGGGCTCCTGAACCTGTATCAGCATCTGTCGAGAAGCGACGTTTGCGAACAGATCTGGCCGAGGGCTTACGGTGGGTATTTGGCAATCGATATCTTCGGGCGATTGCCTTGGTGGGCAGCTCCTGTAATTTCTTCATGATTATGGTCTCATCGCTGTTCCTGCTGTACGCGGTGCAAAATGCCGGGCTGTCTCCCTCCGGTGTGGGTTTCATACTTGGAGCAGGTTCGGTGGGCGGGCTGATTGGTGCCGTTGTCTCGGGGCCGATCGTTCGCCGATTTGCGGTAGGAAGGATCTATGCGGTATCGGTCGCAGTGATATTTCTCGGACCGTTATTGATTCCGGCGGCAAGGGGTCCCAAGCCAGTGTTGTGGGGCCTGTTCATCGCATCCTTCTTTATCGCCTATATGGGAGTAAGCGTCGCTAACGTCGTCATCGTGAGTCTGCGCCAGGCCATCACTCCCGATCCGTTGATGGGGCGAATGAGTGCCGCTACGAGGATGCTCATGTTCGGTGGTGGAGCGCTGGGAGGCCCAGTCGGTGGGCTCGTTGCCGACCAGGTCGGACTGCATTCCGCTCTTTGGGTTGCAGCAGGGGCGTCTGCTGTGATGTTGGTGCCCATTGCGCTCTCGCCGGTGACAAGGCTGAAATCGCTGCCGGCCAAGGCGGCTGCGGCGTCGCAGGTTGAAGCATCGTTAGCGGTACCAAATTAG
- a CDS encoding alpha/beta fold hydrolase has product MADEYSGTLVPLRPSGSLPPLYCVHPVSGSAYAYVDLARELGSEQPVYGFEAPGFDGGAPLAGSIEELAATHVKSLIASNLKGPYCLLGWSLGGTVAFEVARKLILLGEEVPVLVIVDAEVPNPEPLPSEKVLLHKFLEDLIGASRGVSSDVDSVLAGLGEEPSPEMVFSAVEQADLFPDEIDAEFLLDRYTVFRAHVVALFDHRVEGIGYPGLITLIRASESVAEQGCPGTAADPRTPGETLCWQDWGKAVAEHIVMGNHHSIWVGDALVTLTDIVRRTLAQAHSAHACDGGAV; this is encoded by the coding sequence GTGGCTGACGAATATTCTGGGACGCTGGTGCCTCTACGCCCATCCGGTAGTCTCCCTCCGCTTTATTGTGTTCATCCGGTCTCCGGCTCTGCCTATGCCTATGTTGATCTGGCCCGAGAACTCGGTTCGGAACAACCCGTCTACGGGTTCGAAGCGCCAGGCTTCGATGGTGGTGCCCCGCTGGCAGGGTCTATCGAAGAGCTGGCTGCAACGCACGTAAAATCCCTCATAGCGTCCAACCTCAAGGGGCCTTACTGCTTGTTGGGCTGGTCCCTGGGTGGCACGGTAGCTTTCGAGGTAGCAAGGAAGCTGATCCTTCTTGGGGAGGAAGTCCCCGTTCTTGTGATTGTTGATGCAGAGGTTCCCAATCCAGAACCGTTGCCATCTGAGAAGGTCCTGCTGCACAAGTTCCTGGAGGATCTTATAGGGGCATCGCGAGGCGTATCCTCCGATGTGGACTCGGTCCTCGCCGGGCTTGGGGAGGAGCCGTCGCCTGAGATGGTTTTTTCGGCTGTAGAGCAGGCTGATCTGTTCCCTGACGAAATCGATGCAGAGTTCCTGCTGGATCGCTATACGGTCTTCAGGGCTCATGTCGTGGCGCTTTTCGATCACCGTGTGGAGGGCATCGGGTATCCCGGTTTGATCACCCTCATCAGGGCGAGCGAATCGGTGGCCGAGCAGGGCTGTCCGGGGACGGCAGCTGATCCCCGAACGCCGGGCGAGACGCTCTGCTGGCAGGACTGGGGTAAAGCCGTAGCGGAGCACATTGTCATGGGCAACCATCACTCGATTTGGGTTGGTGACGCGCTCGTGACCCTGACTGACATCGTTCGGCGCACCTTGGCCCAGGCACACTCGGCCCATGCCTGTGATGGAGGCGCCGTATGA